The Apodemus sylvaticus chromosome 19, mApoSyl1.1, whole genome shotgun sequence sequence ATCCTGGTGGGCTTCTCTGATCAGCCACAACTTGAGAAGATCCTCTTTGTGGTGGTGCTGATCTCCTACCTCCTGACACTGGTAGGCAACACTGCGATCATCCTCATTTCCTGTTTGGATTCTGCGCTCCAAACGCCCATGTACTATTTCCTTACCAACCTCTCTTTCGTTGATATCTGCTTTTCAACCAGCATTGTTCCTCAGCTGCTGTGGAACCTCCATGGCCCAGCCAAGACAATTAGTGCCACAGGCTGCGCTATTCAGCTTTATGTGTCTCTGGCTCTGGGGTCCACTGAATGTGTCCTCCTCGCAGTTATGGCATTTGATCGTTATGCTGCTGTTTGCCGACCACTTCACTATGCTACAGTTATGCACCCACGGTTCTGCCAGTGTCTTGCAGGAGTGGCATGGTTGAGTGGAGTGGGCAACACACTGATTCAGGGCACCATCACCCTCCGCCTGCCTCGCTGTGGGAATCACAGGATTTATCACTTCATCTATGAAGTTCCTGCCATGATCAAGTTGGCCTGTGTAGACATTCATACCAATGAAGTGCAGCTATTCATGGCTTCCTTGGTATTGCTCCTCCTTCCCCTGACACTCATCTTGGTGTCATATGGATACATTGCCCAAGCATTGATGAGGTTAAGGGCAGCTCTAACCTGGGGTAAAGCTCTTGGAACCTGTGGATCCCACCTGCTGGTAGTAGTACTATTTTATGGCACAATCACTGCTATCTATATCCAGCCTAACAGCTCCTATGCACACAGTCAGGGAAAGTTTATCACCCTTTTGTATACCGTGGTTATTCCTACTCTAAACCCCCTCATTTATACTTTAAGAAACAAAGATGTAAAGGGAGCTTTGAAGAGGTTGGTAAGGAAAGATAACAGCactggaaagaaaattctttccAGGTAGAGATGTAGATCTGTCTGTCCTCACAAAAATAAAGGTGCTGATCTAGATGCATTACCCAGGGTCACCATGAGACCCATGCTCTAAAACTAAACTCACAAGCCTCTCTGGATTGCTCCAAGCCAGGAAACTGCTCCCTTAATTATCATACTCAGAGATGCCCCATCTAGACCTGACAATCAGATTAACTAATAAATTGAAAACAACATTTGCTGTTGTCAAGACTCctgcaattcttttcttttactttcttaatGATCACTCTTTTATTAAGAATGTTCGTTCTTATTAGATTAAGTATGTCTACTCGTTTATCTCTTTCATATAAAGATAAAGTATATTCACAGCTAGCTAGAAGTCGTTGAGGTATTCTTTCCTAGGATGTTTTTGTGAACCCAGTGAAATATGGCCTCCTATATCCTTGGACCAATGTCCTTTGTTAATGTTCTAATCTAAAATAGACACTTgggttttccctcactggtctaCTTCAGTGGCTCTATTAGTggagttttgttaatttttacatCCAGTGCTTTTGCTAAGTGAGATTTTCAATAACATTTCAATTTTTTCTACCTAAGTATTTTCATTGGATGGTGCTTCCTGAGCTTTGATTTCTTAGATTTTATTCAGAATATTAGGTGATTCTTATCATATGATCTTAGGAATCCAATTCATCCTAGGCTAAACCAGACATGAAATTTGAGCCTAATctgtttggagagagagagggagagagagagagagagacagagagagagagagagagagagagagagagagagagagagagagagagagagagagagagagagaccctttgAATATTCTAATGTCTGTAGTGAATATAATTTTCCTATGGAAAATGTAGGGTGGAGAGAGTCTGAGTTATTTGTGCTTATGATTTTTAATGGAATCTTCTTCATGCTTCTGTGTTTCCACTATGATTAATCTTACTGATAGTGAAAATCTTCACACTTTCAcagcattctgatttttttttaaaaaaaatatctgttGTAGGCCCAATATTTTTCAATATCTGAGAAAACAAATTGATGTAATAAAGTCAATCTACTACACCATTATTTCCTGTAGgtatttttcacttttataaaACATGTACTCAAGAGGAAATAGAAAGGGTTCATGAATTCTGAGTTTCTCAGATTCAGTCTTCCCTAGTTAGTTTATAAAAGTCTTTAAGTGTCTACATAATGTGAAATCcatgttcttttctatttgtatagTTAGGCTAAGCAAAGGAGACATGAAAATCTTATAGAATTATAAATTGAGcaaattaaggagaaaatgtaGCTCTTAAAACCATATGAACTCAAAAGTCACaccaattatctttatttttgtcttattgacattcaaatgttaaatgaaataatctattaatataaattattaatttaatctATTAAATCTATAAATCCATTAATATAAATCTAATATATAAGTCAAGCTTGATTATTAAAATTGATTGAATAGCTTTCATAGCACTGTCATGTTTATAGTGAAATTTCTAATGTGCTGGTAATTTCATTTACATCTACAATAGAGTTTACCCAATATTTAGTGCTTCTATCCTATTCCAAGACTCCAGATATTTCTACACAGCCAACACTATTAACtaaaatcaaaggaaagatacAGTAGTATGATCCTAATAGATaaacatatttcaaataaaaatcaagcattttcacttctgatttaatATAAATACTAAGATCTAGAAATTGAGAGTgtgaaatattcaatattaaGAAAGCAGGATAGATCAGTGGTTCAAAATGGAGGGTCAACCATGAATAGTTGACATTCATTGTATCTTTTTCATTGGTTCTTTAATTTTTGATGTATCcatttaatatatgtaatatattttattgatgcatatgtgtgtgtgtgtgtgcacatgtctacAGATGCCAGAAGAGTTATTGGtctccctagaactggaattgtcCAGTATGTACACTGAGAACAATGTGAACAAAACTCATCCCTTGATGAAATTTGGTATTATCAACTTCCCTCTTAGAAATGTTTTTGATAAACCCCTAaggttttgttatattttgctttCATCTTTATAGTTGCTATTTTGGATAACAAGAATTGTTTTTATGATTAAATTTGTTTTAGACCATTTTGCACATGTATTAATGCACATTAACTACTCTCATTCATTGTAATTTTCATTGGCAATGGAGGAATATGCAGCTTAAATTCCATGTGTTACTAAATATTAGAAAGCTTTTCCTTCTATTGATTCC is a genomic window containing:
- the LOC127670022 gene encoding olfactory receptor 2G3-like yields the protein MTINKSSGGDFILVGFSDQPQLEKILFVVVLISYLLTLVGNTAIILISCLDSALQTPMYYFLTNLSFVDICFSTSIVPQLLWNLHGPAKTISATGCAIQLYVSLALGSTECVLLAVMAFDRYAAVCRPLHYATVMHPRFCQCLAGVAWLSGVGNTLIQGTITLRLPRCGNHRIYHFIYEVPAMIKLACVDIHTNEVQLFMASLVLLLLPLTLILVSYGYIAQALMRLRAALTWGKALGTCGSHLLVVVLFYGTITAIYIQPNSSYAHSQGKFITLLYTVVIPTLNPLIYTLRNKDVKGALKRLVRKDNSTGKKILSR